The genomic DNA tataaatacttaaattcaaATCCTTAAAAAAAGTTACACTTATCCCTAAACCAACTTGATTATTTTCGAGGTATAAGTAAGTAGTCTATGTGGCACTATTTTTGctagttaatttaatttaaatgctgcctcatttaaattataataattgtgtggcatttttgatatttaattttattcaatttattattcagTCAAATACAGCCGCTATAAATTATTGTGGTTCTAATGTTTGTAACAACAGTAAACAGCATACACTTTGCAAGTTCAAGGTATGATctatctaaactttaaaatttaattataaaatatgacaTTCATTATCACACAAATAACAAAGTGTGTACTTACTTACTATACATTTTAAGAAGTTATTTACACTGTTCGGTTAATGATCTACTTATGTGTGAGTTGGCAGATggaaatcaaattcaaattcaaattttttattgcatattaagGTGTTTCATTCATTCCCTACCTATGGTAATCACGTCCCCTATTAATCATGGATACGAACCCATGGCAATTAACGCCCtattcatttcatttatttacaatagTATCCGAGGGATATCCATCTTGCCCCAATTTCGATATTGACCCCCTATTACTACCTACTTAAGTTGTCCCAATTAGTTACTTAATGAGCGCAGGTAAGTTCCGGGTGTAGGCAACGTGAAATCATGAAAGCTTATGCACGTAGCCCACtaatcaacccggaaagggatcgtaaccgtatcaactcgaggcagtcagtattctttgtattaaACTGcttactgcaacgcacacagtCTTATCCGcatcgtaacgtaaacgcctcgcttgGCGAAAAgacgatgacagctcgcaaaaggcgatacggtgttgatccctttcagagttgatgaatctgctatgagctttacCTATTCATATCTAAAATCGAATTTTATTAGTTAAGTAACTAGTAGTTAGATCCTAACTTTAAGGAGTTATTCTGCAACTGAAACCATCTAGGTTTAGGGAGTGCGTTTCagataaatgacgtccactgctggactaagacctcccccaaggatttctataatgatcggtcctgcgctgcggGCTGGGAGTGAGGAATGAATAATCGCGTTTCTAAGAGAAGTTTGCAACTTAAGTCATTTATGATCTTCCAATTAGTCTTCAGGTCCTGGACCTAACTGCATTGGATATCAGAAGACAGTTACAACAGACGACCAAAAGAATGCGTTGCTGGAAAAAATCAACAGCCGGCGAAATAAAATAGCAGCAGGGGAAGTACGATCGTTCCCACCAGCCGAAAACATGATGAAACTGGTATGCATGGAATTTGTATAGTAAATAATCTtacgtttattatttatttgggaACTCTTGGAAGAAGGGAAGGGAAGTCTTTTAGAGAACAGCTTAGTAGCTATTACAGAATTCCACAGCGAATGAAAAGTCAGTAAAAACAGCAGAGTGAATGGTAAACGATGGGAGTCTTTAGGACAGCAGAGTGAATGGTGAtcttattatttcttttgtCATAGGAGTGGAATGAGGAACTGGAGGTATCAGCCCACAGGTGGGCAGACCAGTGCGTTTCCCAAGGTGCAACAGACATACAGGACGACTGTCGGGACTTAGGTCAGTCAATATACGATATCAGTAATTTTGTTCAGTTTTATTCAAGTTTGATAACTTAGGTATAGGTACATTATTTGATGTAATTTAGGAATTctcatttaaacaaaaatacctCCAGAGCTTTACAAAGATCTCCCCTAAAGTTTTCCATGACAACTGGTTctgcgctgccagcattctaaAGCTTTTCGCGGTACCTTCGTCAGATCGTCTTTTGCCGAGTTAGGTACAATTACAAAAAAACCGTGAATAATAACTAATCCCTATTTAAACTACTTAAGAATTGGTTCAAATGGTAGTAATGCGTCGATCTAAAAACTGGAAGATCTAGAGATAAGTCCTAATGGAAATAGAGTTAAATATCAGGGCCTCACTCTATTGAGTTAAATGAATTGTACCTACATATCGAGCACTGGCTGACCCTTTTATCTATTTGACCTTCCAAAAGTAGATTTAGTTTGCTGTTGACTGATTCTACAGTTGACTAGGAGTCGATCTTACATTCTGAGAATACTAGTAATACAATTTTGATCGTTTTCAACTGAAAGTAAACTTCGACTgaatatattttgtttataaataataaattaactaacTTGAGAAACGTAAGGATCTAATTTTTCCCTATTTCCTATTTCCTGACTGTTTCTGTTCGACAATCGCCTCATCGCCTAAGGACATTAGGTTTATTAAAGCTAGTTTTATAGTCACACTGACACATACACAGCGCAAATGTATGTAAGTATTTAGACCCGTTTTATAGCTTCAGCGCTGTCTACCAGGCGTTTTGTGCTGCGTATGCCATCTGCGCTTACCATAAACGTGACTATAAAACCAGCCTAAGTTGGCAAAAGAGACCAAAGTGGTCTGGAGCAGTGGGAAAGGACCATAAAGAAGTTTTTACGAGATCACATTTAGGTACTTTGGTCTTTCTTTTAACAGATTTATGTTAAATGAGCCACGAAGCTCGCAAAGTCTTTGATTAAACTTATGAAGTTGTAATCTAGTCTCTTTGTCTTCTATTTGGTTAATTAGTCACGAAgagatatttaaaattatttcttattGATTCTTAAAAATGTCGATCTCGTAAAATTGAaacttcttatttatttatttagagatTACATAATAGGTATGTTAGTTACATTTTGTTTGGATAGGTACtgtaatagtattttattaattgacaGTAAAAGCAAAAAAGCTGGGCTTTTAAGTCTATAGGCCTATTATCGTATCTTATGcttcattatttattacctacccATCAGCTGTATTCAGGGGCGTAGCTACCGCCGTATCTGCCGTATCAGTTATACGGGGCCCCCGGCCTACGGGGGCCCCCAAGGTGCGTAAGCAAAAATTAATAGAAACTTcccaaattttttaaatttcagaaatgagaaaagtaaaaaaagcaATTAAGAAAAGATTTCAGTGCCTTTGCGAACTGAGTAGATGTTTGAAATATTACAACCAGAGAAACTTCTGTCTTCTTTAAACGAAGAGATATTAAACGCTTCCGGAAAACTGACGGCTATATAGACATATCAATAAATCTTtatgattaaattattaaaggCTCAAAAAACATGCCTGAAttctgagatttaaaaaattcaTTCCATTAAGGAGCTCATTGAAATATTACTGATAAAATTCAATAGTCTTCAGTCTAGCATACAGTTTTCCGGAGGTAATAACAGCAGGCTTTTTATTTTTGACCCTTCCAGTTACAACCGCAACTGCTGAAAGAAGTTTCTCGAaactgataaaaaaatatttaagaactTCTATGGGACAGGAACGCCTGTCAGACCTGTCACTATTGTCCATAGAGGCAGAAACTTTAGAAAAACTAAAGTCATCATCAGCTATGAATGATTTAATTAATCAGTTTGCCCAAAAAAGGCAAGGagagttattatttaatttaattgtttctaaaaatgtgatagatagataattatgatgaataaacatttcttttaattttatgctaacatttttttcttttttgagaaatttttaCCCTTCGTAAGGGCCCCCAAACAAATTTTTATACGGGGCCCCGCCAAGGTACGCTACGCTTCTGGCTGTATTTAAGGTCAAATGCAGACTCGATTTTCCATAGAAAAACCTACCTATGATAACATAGGTTAGCTCACTGAATTTATATTCAGTAGCCTAAGATtacataataagtaataagtactTTAGCTAGGAAGGACCAAATAACTTTCATATCGAAAGGTATGTCCCTAGTGGTTTTGAGTGATTGATTGCTAaagtaaatttaatattatctaTGTTGAGGATACTGAGGCTGCTGAATCTCTGTTTGAGTCATTTATTAACTAATTTCAAAATGATCGGAGCCTGTTAGCTCGGACTATGGACACATGCACTCTTACGACTCTCTCTCACCAAAAGTTAAACGTGCGTTGAATACTtgtttaaaattacgtttaGAATCGAAAGTTATTATCAACAcaacaaaatgtaattttatagtcACTGTGGCCGTGGGTCAGAACATCGCGTCGGTGTATGGCGAGGCTCCTGGTCTGTCACCACTCTCTCTAGTGGACGTCTGGTATATGGAGCTGCTGAATAGCAACTCTTCTATCCTAAAGAGGTACCTGCCGTGAGTATCAATTCACATCTTCattataccaggcctgttcatctccgcgagtttacatcgaaaacaaaacacgcacgatggcccacctacaggatactattcgacaaggcctcacatacgagcgaacattgactcacgcacgcgtattcttgtgtatgatggaagaaaataaaaaaaatggtgtactaaatactgtgcagtatttaactgcctaaataataataaaaacacagaatgtacttttttaaattgcctcaagacactgagaggtaaataagtagttaatattattcatgataattcatgctaaatactttttttataggtccatgtgctaaatcatgtatttcctccgccattttccgcagtttggcacctcacgtcacatcattttaccgaagtcagccctatagcttcggcgcagtgccgatcactgacgtttgtcaacaaaatggtgcttgactcttgagacagactaaattacaccatattgttaatgacattgagcatacatttttttaaataccttcgcgaagtaaaacttctgtacgtagtatctacttattattattttgtgattaTACTACTTGACTAAGAGTAAAACATGTGAACATCGGGTCTTCCTAAAAATCCGTCTGGCCGGCTCTGTAGtatggggagtgtaggccaaatcctcttTGCTTGGTAAATTGGAAAGGATCGTGTTCCTGTAGCTTGATGAAACTGTAACACTTCtataaaaatgatgatgaatcctCCGAGTGGAACCTTTCGACTATAAAGTTTGTTGTCAAGACCTACTTACTCGTATCTGTACTTTGAAACACAACACGATACACAGTGGCATCTTATCTCATTGtgatacaggctattttgctacaaaaatatcAAGTCTGGTGTGCTTTCGACTTTAtatcaaaatgtattaattattacgtTTCAGGTCAATAAACAAGGGTTTTCCGCATTACGATTACTTCACCCAGCTCGTGTGGGCTCACTCAACCGAAGTTGGCTGCGGAGGGGCGAAGTTCCAAGTAAGACAAATCGCTTTGTATGCACAGTACAGTGAGCTTTAAGTGTTGATCGACAAGTTTAAATAGACGTCTGCTTCATTATGTAAATTCTAAGGAACACCTCAGATATTTTTAGAAAGTACTTAACTTTTTGCTCCGAAATCTTATTTAGGCAACACGTGCTACATAATTTAGGTAATTATTTAGTTGtttacaaaagtattttttcttccCAGGAGCGGTTAAAAGATACTAAAGATTCCAGAAACAGGACAGTGCATAGACTAGTCTGTAATTTCGCTCCAGGTGGGAACATCTTAGGGGAACCCGTATATTCCGAAGGACCCCCTTGTTCAAGATGCCCAGACGGAGGAACCTGCGATTTGGAACACACTGCTCTATGCAGTAAGTGTTATAATGACCTAATAATTTTCGAATTTGCATGAAAAGCTAGCTAATcccattgttattttttaaaattaaggttcacgaagaaataataaatcatattcAGTAACTAACGAAGAacaagaaaatataaatacttcaGTTAATGCAGATTACCAATTACTACCATCCGATGAAGagttcctaaaggaaaatgctACGACCATTCCCGAAATTTCGACGAATGTTGAACCTATAGAAGAAGATAAAAATATAACCGACTTTGACTATTTCTCTCATCTCTATGATTTTACCCGACAACCTGTAACAATAGTTACAAAGAAAGTAACTAATCCATGCAAAGATTCAATGGCTGTGGATGAGTTTGTTGAATTATTGAAGAAAAAGTTAAGCAGCGATTCGATGTTCAAAGAATTGTTGCTTTCGACAAAAAATCCGTCTCAAAATGGTAACATGGATTCTACTTATAGTGACCCCAGCGTAGCAGCATTCGTTAGTAGAATTTATAGCAAGAAGGTACCAACAACAACTACAAAGATACCTGAATTCGATTACGTAAATTCCACTTTGTTAGTGGACTTGGTTGAAGCTGTGATATTTAGAAGCAGCGGTAAGATATTTTGTATCTTTAATGGCGTCATTAAATAACAATAGGAATAAAAGACTATTCTATTGCAGATAAGACCCATGCAACTGAAGTAACCATTGAAACTTTACAACCTCCATCAGTTGGTCCAATCAAAATACAAGCAGAACTGGGTGAAGTCAAAGTTAACCATGACTTCACGGGACATTACTTCTTCCCTGAAGATATAACTGAAGAATCTGCCATTGAAACAGTCGACTCATATTATGACTCATCTAACGTCCCTGTATCAGATGTTATATCAGAAATAGAGAACTTAAAAAGAGATAAAACGACACAGGATTTTTTGGACGAAATTATTGAATCTGATTCCGCCACAGATGAAAGTACGACAACGTTTAGTACATTATCTTTTGGTGACATAAACTTACACAAAACTGGTCAAAaggttttaaaaaagtttttggaGGAAGTTGGGGAAACAGGCTAAATGTATGAAATGCATTAGTATGCGTTTGTTAGTGATAAACTTTGCTCTATGTTTCTCTAGATAATGTACGAAGATTACATAACTAATTGATTCTAATGATTTGTTTTCAGGTAAGTTAGAGAGAAAAAAACGAAAAGGTGACGCACAATATTTGGAAAGCTTATATGACTTCGACAATATTAACTATAATGTAGCAAGAAAATCAAATCCCATCGAAATAATAGTTAATTCTTATGATTATGAAGATGAAAATATCAAAGTGAAATACGATGATTTACTGAGAAAAATTGCTGAAGATCTAaagatgttaaaattaaatgaaagattTCATTGTTCCGCAAATGGtgccataaaaataaatatgtttttgaTAGACAAGTTATACCTATAtgctttttattttagtaaatataTTTGGGTAAAGATTGATTGAAAGACGAAGTTTTCTTGTACTTTAGTTTCCGAAATCAAAGATAATTTAGATCAAATAAATACATTGAATATCAgattatacaaaaatataaaaagaaaaatggaAATAGATCCTCGGAGCAAATGAGCAGAATTACATAAACACACACTATTATGAAAtgaattttgacctcttttccACGTCCGTATAATTTTTTGTAGCACCAAATAATATAAATCACCATAAGACAAGTTCTCTTCGGAACGTTTTTGTCTTTTTACTTCGCTAATACTAGGGTGCAAAATGTTAGTGttctcatcattatcatttcttTTCATTCTCGAGGTTTCTTCGTAACAAAAACAATTGGCGTCTATTGAAGTTGTCGGGATTGTGCTAGAGATATAATCAATATCTGTACTGACGTAGCTTTGTAATGAGTGTATCGTAAAAGTTGTTACATCTGTACCAACTTGATTCTCCATATTAGGTTCAGCTTCGAAACTAGAATCTCTTCTGCGAACATTCAAAGCACGCTTTTCACAATAATCCTCGTCCTCCAAAGTAGTTTCAGTAGAGCTATCATCGATTGAGGAGAATTTGTTTCTATTCATAAAATCACGAGTGCAAGTAGAGGTTCTTGTACATCCTTCGACATAGCCCGGTGGAGTTCGGGAGCCTCGGTCTCCTCCTATACCTGGAATTATGACGCTTCCTTCAGCATTTGTAACAGTTGGAGCAGTCCATGTACAAGTAAGTTTTCGGGTGCAATGTTTTTTCCTCATAAAAGGTGTGTTCGCAGTGTACTCAGATGATGCGCTTGTGGTAGCAGCATCGGGAGCAGCACGTCGTCTTGCGTCTGTAGTAGTGTCTAGAGTACTAAGTTTTCTAAGATGCATTAATTCATCAAATGATAAATACTTCTCTGTTACAAGACCCTTTGGATTAGGTTTCATATTAGATGCATCTTTCAATTGTACTGTTATCGATTCTGTAGTTTGAGAGACTTTAACAGTGGTAGTAGTTCGTCTAGTCTTCCGaaactttttatttgataaTGTTGTGTACAACATCGATCTTAACTGCGTAGATTTATCTCGATTGTATTCATCCATTTGCCAAAAAGGTTTAAACGTTACTTCATCTATAGGGCTACGTCTTTTTCTTTCTCTGGAATCAGATGAATCATACATGTAATCTGGTACGTGTCTAAAATTGTCTCTatttctaaatttttcttttaccTGTCTTTGatcatgttttattttatgtggcaTTCTTTTATACATGTCAGGGATTGTAGTATCGTGTTGAAGCCATGTATCTTTTGGGGTGGTGATAATATTGTCTTTTGTTGGCAATTGATCTTCTTCATTGTCTCCACTACGAATAGCCATATTGGGCAGTAAATCGTAGTAAtgtagttcagctgcctttctCGTATCAGCTTTTTGATTTGGCTGTGCGATTGCAGGGTTATCGTCATTGTTTTGTGTTCTACGTCCTGATAGACATTGAGTTCCT from Ostrinia nubilalis chromosome 8, ilOstNubi1.1, whole genome shotgun sequence includes the following:
- the LOC135073804 gene encoding uncharacterized protein LOC135073804 isoform X2; amino-acid sequence: MCGSCRKGHSLAACPITISKSRDWKTNYFTQLIWAETDKVGCGRARFYVAERKSIIERLVCNFAPKGNLHGKPVYAIGFPATQCVHNKVQDQRYKGLCAHLIQDNDKPHTTPTPPVSSLLRIFNLSNNSVKLDIDPIRNNLRQMNFNESIRQRNPKTRHVFFNNSHAGLRNVPRLPMQNQWNTPANAYSQTPRVQRPQQYQQERGHSRVYHGHELHNNNFASNINDQSTSENYRRFDYTTEQAGEPAANDLRKYNRYHQCTRRSHAEESDCESSHQVNQCTRHRSTSCCQVVPTTTSCPIMTVKLGCPRDMCQCNTPRATCATMPPMCQCNSNCQCFNPDSGTQCLSGRRTQNNDDNPAIAQPNQKADTRKAAELHYYDLLPNMAIRSGDNEEDQLPTKDNIITTPKDTWLQHDTTIPDMYKRMPHKIKHDQRQVKEKFRNRDNFRHVPDYMYDSSDSRERKRRSPIDEVTFKPFWQMDEYNRDKSTQLRSMLYTTLSNKKFRKTRRTTTTVKVSQTTESITVQLKDASNMKPNPKGLVTEKYLSFDELMHLRKLSTLDTTTDARRRAAPDAATTSASSEYTANTPFMRKKHCTRKLTCTWTAPTVTNAEGSVIIPGIGGDRGSRTPPGYVEGCTRTSTCTRDFMNRNKFSSIDDSSTETTLEDEDYCEKRALNVRRRDSSFEAEPNMENQVGTDVTTFTIHSLQSYVSTDIDYISSTIPTTSIDANCFCYEETSRMKRNDNDENTNILHPSISEVKRQKRSEENLSYGDLYYLVLQKIIRTWKRGQNSFHNSVCLCNSAHLLRGSISIFLFIFLYNLIFNVFI
- the LOC135074152 gene encoding uncharacterized protein LOC135074152 is translated as MLPHLNYNNCVAFLIFNFIQFIIQSNTAAINYCGSNVCNNSKQHTLCKFKSSGPGPNCIGYQKTVTTDDQKNALLEKINSRRNKIAAGEVRSFPPAENMMKLEWNEELEVSAHRWADQCVSQGATDIQDDCRDLVTVAVGQNIASVYGEAPGLSPLSLVDVWYMELLNSNSSILKRYLPSINKGFPHYDYFTQLVWAHSTEVGCGGAKFQERLKDTKDSRNRTVHRLVCNFAPGGNILGEPVYSEGPPCSRCPDGGTCDLEHTALCSSRRNNKSYSVTNEEQENINTSVNADYQLLPSDEEFLKENATTIPEISTNVEPIEEDKNITDFDYFSHLYDFTRQPVTIVTKKVTNPCKDSMAVDEFVELLKKKLSSDSMFKELLLSTKNPSQNGNMDSTYSDPSVAAFVSRIYSKKVPTTTTKIPEFDYVNSTLLVDLVEAVIFRSSDKTHATEVTIETLQPPSVGPIKIQAELGEVKVNHDFTGHYFFPEDITEESAIETVDSYYDSSNVPVSDVISEIENLKRDKTTQDFLDEIIESDSATDESKLERKKRKGDAQYLESLYDFDNINYNVARKSNPIEIIVNSYDYEDENIKVKYDDLLRKIAEDLKMLKLNERFHCSANGAIKINMFLIDKLYLYAFYFSKYIWVKID
- the LOC135073804 gene encoding uncharacterized protein LOC135073804 isoform X1 — its product is MINVKLIVLFFYIDFVNGSLKYCEICPNHTLCKYNMSGPSSSCEEYEDTPLTKDDVNNIVNKINEQRNFVAAGLSRLLPRAANMNKIYWSNELAKFAQRWVDQCDSATRPDKEDECRDLEESAVGQNIVTISGPSPGMHVTSLIDVWFMQKRAFTGSVSYYNQSRDWKTNYFTQLIWAETDKVGCGRARFYVAERKSIIERLVCNFAPKGNLHGKPVYAIGFPATQCVHNKVQDQRYKGLCAHLIQDNDKPHTTPTPPVSSLLRIFNLSNNSVKLDIDPIRNNLRQMNFNESIRQRNPKTRHVFFNNSHAGLRNVPRLPMQNQWNTPANAYSQTPRVQRPQQYQQERGHSRVYHGHELHNNNFASNINDQSTSENYRRFDYTTEQAGEPAANDLRKYNRYHQCTRRSHAEESDCESSHQVNQCTRHRSTSCCQVVPTTTSCPIMTVKLGCPRDMCQCNTPRATCATMPPMCQCNSNCQCFNPDSGTQCLSGRRTQNNDDNPAIAQPNQKADTRKAAELHYYDLLPNMAIRSGDNEEDQLPTKDNIITTPKDTWLQHDTTIPDMYKRMPHKIKHDQRQVKEKFRNRDNFRHVPDYMYDSSDSRERKRRSPIDEVTFKPFWQMDEYNRDKSTQLRSMLYTTLSNKKFRKTRRTTTTVKVSQTTESITVQLKDASNMKPNPKGLVTEKYLSFDELMHLRKLSTLDTTTDARRRAAPDAATTSASSEYTANTPFMRKKHCTRKLTCTWTAPTVTNAEGSVIIPGIGGDRGSRTPPGYVEGCTRTSTCTRDFMNRNKFSSIDDSSTETTLEDEDYCEKRALNVRRRDSSFEAEPNMENQVGTDVTTFTIHSLQSYVSTDIDYISSTIPTTSIDANCFCYEETSRMKRNDNDENTNILHPSISEVKRQKRSEENLSYGDLYYLVLQKIIRTWKRGQNSFHNSVCLCNSAHLLRGSISIFLFIFLYNLIFNVFI